Proteins encoded in a region of the Paenibacillus pedocola genome:
- a CDS encoding VOC family protein: MKTRLNHVRVNVSDIGKALNWYEEILGFENDGGWPHDIPTYYDFKSEEGAKFAIMEVKGERSHGRLNFDVANVDELWEALKDKVDVVEPLFDTPWGTRKFTIKDLDGNELGFGGYNR, encoded by the coding sequence ATGAAAACACGGCTTAATCATGTAAGAGTAAACGTTTCGGATATTGGTAAGGCATTGAATTGGTATGAAGAGATACTTGGTTTTGAAAACGATGGCGGATGGCCCCATGATATTCCTACCTATTATGATTTTAAATCAGAAGAAGGGGCAAAGTTTGCAATAATGGAGGTTAAAGGTGAACGTTCGCACGGCAGATTAAACTTTGATGTAGCAAATGTTGATGAACTCTGGGAAGCTCTAAAAGACAAGGTTGACGTTGTTGAACCTTTATTCGACACTCCTTGGGGAACACGTAAATTTACAATTAAAGATCTGGATGGAAATGAACTGGGTTTTGGGGGATACAATCGATGA
- a CDS encoding CotH kinase family protein produces the protein MKTRGKQVLLTLCSLLLVIAIVGCQISTPSADKNNATTDMQEKAVSTQEQSLDTEVFPKDKVVDVKITIDPDDFQSMLDNASAEEYKTASVEYNGIKMDNVGVRTKGNLSLRSVVQMSDSDRYSFKLSFDEYVNQNLFGITKINLNNNYSDASYMREFLTYELAETMGLPTPKYSFVNIYVNGELKGFYLAVEQIGDAYLERNFDNSYGALYKGVMTGQGSDLTWLGDDASLYTGLEMKSEKSSDDIVVDMLDELNNGTDYEKYINVDDALGYIALNAVTGNMDSYLGSNKQNYYLYEDDGIFSILPWDYNMAFGGMGSSDVLIDEPTQGAVAERPLVAKLLANEEYKAKYHEIIQKMLDGYLQDDTFQTRIDELDTLISSHVKADPSAFYTFEQYESGLQAVKTFMSTMATSVSGQLDGSIASSGDGSGSGGGFGGGMGGGGAFGGAPGGGNGAAMQGQAPAAGQAAGGGLAAQGNGAAIQGQAGQYGGPGGAPGAMGGPAIPEGGFGGGMGGGGMPGFGGGGMGGGDFGGAPGGTQQQGSTSEAITTGVAIIVLLLAAAFVTFYKRKRL, from the coding sequence ATGAAAACAAGAGGCAAGCAGGTTCTGCTGACTCTTTGTAGCCTGCTGCTGGTTATCGCTATCGTGGGTTGCCAGATTTCAACTCCTTCTGCGGACAAGAATAATGCCACTACGGACATGCAGGAAAAAGCGGTATCCACTCAGGAACAAAGTCTGGATACGGAGGTCTTCCCGAAGGACAAGGTGGTGGATGTCAAAATCACCATCGACCCTGACGATTTCCAAAGTATGCTTGACAACGCCAGCGCCGAGGAATACAAGACGGCCTCCGTTGAATATAACGGGATCAAGATGGACAATGTGGGCGTACGAACCAAAGGAAACCTGAGCCTGCGCAGTGTCGTGCAGATGAGCGATTCCGACCGGTACAGTTTCAAGCTCTCTTTTGACGAGTATGTGAACCAGAATCTGTTCGGTATTACCAAGATCAATCTTAACAATAATTACAGCGATGCCTCGTATATGCGGGAGTTCCTGACCTACGAGCTTGCTGAAACTATGGGTCTACCGACGCCAAAATACTCCTTCGTCAACATTTATGTTAACGGTGAGCTAAAAGGCTTCTACCTCGCGGTAGAGCAGATCGGCGATGCCTATCTGGAGCGGAACTTCGACAACTCTTATGGGGCGCTGTATAAAGGGGTGATGACGGGACAAGGCAGTGATCTGACCTGGCTCGGCGACGATGCTTCGCTCTATACCGGCCTTGAAATGAAGTCAGAGAAATCGAGCGATGATATTGTAGTCGACATGCTCGATGAGCTGAACAACGGTACCGACTATGAGAAATACATTAATGTCGATGACGCGCTCGGCTATATTGCCCTGAATGCTGTAACCGGCAATATGGATAGCTATCTCGGCAGCAACAAACAGAACTATTACCTGTACGAGGATGACGGTATTTTCTCAATCCTGCCATGGGATTATAATATGGCCTTCGGGGGGATGGGCAGCTCCGATGTGCTGATCGACGAGCCGACTCAAGGTGCAGTCGCCGAACGTCCGCTGGTAGCCAAGCTGCTGGCGAATGAGGAATACAAAGCGAAATATCATGAGATTATCCAGAAGATGCTGGACGGCTATCTGCAGGATGACACCTTCCAGACCCGGATTGACGAGCTGGATACCCTGATCTCCAGCCATGTGAAGGCAGATCCTTCCGCCTTCTACACGTTCGAACAATACGAGAGCGGCCTGCAGGCCGTGAAGACCTTCATGTCCACGATGGCTACCAGCGTCTCCGGCCAGCTCGACGGCAGCATCGCTTCCAGCGGTGACGGCTCCGGCAGCGGTGGCGGCTTCGGCGGCGGCATGGGTGGTGGCGGCGCCTTCGGCGGAGCGCCGGGCGGCGGCAACGGCGCGGCGATGCAGGGACAGGCGCCGGCGGCGGGGCAAGCGGCCGGGGGCGGACTGGCCGCGCAGGGCAATGGCGCGGCGATACAGGGGCAGGCCGGCCAGTACGGCGGCCCCGGCGGAGCGCCGGGCGCCATGGGCGGACCGGCCATCCCTGAGGGCGGTTTCGGTGGCGGCATGGGCGGCGGTGGCATGCCCGGCTTTGGCGGTGGTGGCATGGGAGGCGGCGATTTCGGCGGCGCACCAGGCGGCACCCAGCAGCAAGGCAGCACCAGCGAAGCCATCACTACCGGCGTAGCGATTATCGTACTCCTGCTGGCCGCAGCGTTCGTTACGTTCTACAAACGGAAACGGCTGTAA
- a CDS encoding DUF4956 domain-containing protein → MSILATLAAAGTTTAAQSTETTTTFTDMIKNSVVDNFVSDISISKILITLGVAFLIGFFIYLLYKRVFSGVLYSKSFNVSLMGMTMITATVIIAINSNLVLSLGMVGALSIVRFRTPIKDPTDLIFLFWAAVAGIVTGAGFFTLAIIGSVIIGLILFLFIKRSSVETPYLLVVNCEGDDSEREVHSHLNKSVKRYNVKQKTVTKGNIELTLELRLDDKEGGFVNTVSDITGVKNALLISYSGDYVS, encoded by the coding sequence ATGAGCATTTTAGCTACTCTGGCTGCTGCGGGAACGACTACGGCGGCACAGTCCACGGAGACGACAACTACTTTTACGGATATGATAAAAAATTCAGTCGTCGACAACTTTGTATCTGATATCAGCATTTCCAAAATACTTATCACCCTCGGAGTCGCTTTTCTGATCGGCTTCTTCATCTACTTATTGTATAAACGTGTGTTCAGCGGAGTGCTGTATTCCAAAAGCTTCAACGTCTCGCTGATGGGCATGACCATGATCACTGCCACCGTCATCATCGCGATCAATTCCAATCTGGTGCTGTCACTCGGTATGGTCGGCGCCCTCTCCATCGTCCGGTTCAGAACGCCAATAAAAGATCCGACTGATCTGATCTTCCTGTTCTGGGCGGCTGTTGCCGGGATTGTTACCGGTGCAGGATTCTTCACCCTTGCCATTATAGGTTCGGTCATTATCGGTCTGATCCTGTTCCTGTTCATTAAACGTTCCTCTGTGGAAACCCCGTATCTGCTCGTCGTGAACTGTGAAGGCGATGACAGCGAGCGTGAAGTGCACAGCCATCTGAACAAATCTGTCAAACGCTACAATGTGAAGCAAAAAACCGTGACCAAAGGCAATATCGAGCTGACGCTTGAGCTGCGTCTTGACGATAAGGAAGGCGGGTTCGTCAATACGGTCTCTGACATTACCGGGGTCAAAAATGCCCTGCTAATCAGCTATAGCGGAGATTATGTATCCTGA
- a CDS encoding polyphosphate polymerase domain-containing protein, whose protein sequence is MSTKLQFRHELKFFINYHQYLILRQRLHSLMDADQNADDSGEYHIRSLYFDDMNNTALSDKLGGLRERAKYRIRIYNIQDNVIHFEKKIKMDDYIAKIKEPLTREMYDQIMDGNYEVLNVPSSPLFMELYDQMRHNLLRPKVIVDYVREPYVCRNGNVRITFDKELRTGLHEVDIFSRVLQPVRALDENFIIFEVKFDEYIPDYIKIALQLEGLNRQLASKYVICRKFLKTNTWEDY, encoded by the coding sequence ATGAGTACGAAGCTGCAGTTCCGGCATGAACTGAAGTTTTTCATTAATTATCATCAGTATCTGATTCTGCGCCAGCGCCTGCACAGCTTAATGGATGCCGACCAGAATGCCGACGATAGCGGGGAATACCATATCCGCAGTCTTTATTTTGATGATATGAACAATACTGCCCTGTCCGATAAACTCGGAGGCCTTAGGGAACGCGCCAAATACCGGATCCGCATTTACAACATTCAGGACAATGTGATTCACTTCGAGAAAAAAATCAAAATGGATGATTACATCGCCAAAATCAAAGAGCCGCTAACCCGGGAAATGTACGATCAGATTATGGACGGCAACTATGAGGTACTGAATGTTCCAAGCAGTCCGCTGTTCATGGAATTGTACGACCAGATGCGCCACAACCTGCTGCGGCCCAAAGTGATCGTCGATTATGTACGCGAGCCTTACGTCTGCCGCAACGGCAACGTGCGGATCACTTTTGACAAGGAGCTGCGCACCGGTCTGCATGAAGTGGATATTTTCAGCAGAGTGCTCCAGCCTGTCCGGGCGCTCGATGAGAACTTCATTATTTTTGAAGTCAAATTCGACGAATATATACCGGATTATATCAAGATAGCGCTCCAGCTCGAGGGTTTGAACAGACAATTAGCGTCGAAATACGTGATCTGCCGCAAATTTTTGAAAACCAACACTTGGGAGGATTATTGA